One Gemmatimonadota bacterium genomic window, TGCCGTGTTCGACGCGGGTGCCGAGGTCTACGCCGTTTGCAGCAGCTGCCACGCCGCGTACGCGCTCGAGACGCTTCCGCCCAGCGAACTACCGGGGAATTAGCGACCCCTCTCGTGATCCTGCCTTTCCTCGAATGGATGGGCAATACGGGCTGGAGCGTCAGCCTGGTCGAGTCGCTCTAAGTGTGGCCGTTCGTGGAATCCACGCACGTGCTCACCATCTTTCTGGGGACGAACCGGTACGGAGCGCGACGAACGTTGCTGAGGCGCTCGACTATGCAGGCGATCCTCGGCAAGATCACCGCGGGGGCACCTGCATCCGCTACCAACTAACCTAGCGTCTACCCGTCGCTCGGTGGATCAACGTGGATTGGACGGCTCAGGTCATGGTGACGAGCGTGAACTACGGCCAGCCATAATACGGCCAGCCGAATCCCTCCGAGAGCGTCCGCATGATCGTCCATGCGATAAAAATGCCCGCGAAGCCTACTCCGAACACCAGAGCGAGGCGGCTGAAGGGTCTGTCTCCCGCCTTCCCCGCGAGTTCGCCCTTCGCCCCCTCCCCCTCGGACTCGTTGAGGCCGCTGTCCTCCACAGATCCCTCCCGGCATGTGTTCTCCGTAACATACGCGGGCGTCGCGCCGTGAGCATCCCCGAGATCACCCCTGACTCTGGCTTCTCCCTTGACCGCGACCAAACCGTGACGCGCCATCGCGTCGGGCGTGGCTGCGACGCCGCGCAGGCTGCGGCCGTGAGCCGGGTGCCGTCTTCTCGGACTCGAACGACGGGCGGCTTCCGCGCGTTCTCGACGACCGACGGAGCGCTCCTCTGGGAGTACGACACCAACCGCGATTTCGAGACGGTGAACGGCATTCCGGGAGTCAGGGCCTCGATTCTCGGACCGGGTCCGGCCATCGCCGGGGGCATGGTCTTCGTCAATTCCGGGTACGGGAGCCGTGGCGGCCGGCGCGGCAACGTGCCGCTCGCGTTCGGACTGGAGTAGTGACGAGGTACGAGACCGCGAGCACCCGTTACGAGAGCAGTCCGATCAGGCGCCCTTCCACGGCTACCAACGTCCAGAGGCCGATGGACACGAGCCCCACGACCTTGCCCCAGACCGGCCCCACCCTCGCCTCGTCCGCCATGGTCACCTTGTGTCGGAGCGTGAAGGTGAAGATCAACGCGACCAGAAGGAGCCGCATCTTCATCCAGAAGAACGGGCTGTGATACTCTCTGATGGGGAGGGACAGGACCTGCGGAATGCCGGTGAGCAGCATGCAGATGAGTGCTCCGATCAGCCACGGACGCGCATCTCGCGCGACTCTCGCTACCGGCTGCTGCGTCATCCCGCGGCCGAGCAGTCGCACGTCGACGATGAGCAGCGAGCCGAACAGGATGACCAGCGCCAGCAAGTGGAACACGTTGATCCACGGCGCAGCATATGATGAACTACTGATCCAGTCGCCGACCCGGAGGGTGTCCAACCACTCGAAGAAAGGTAGTAGCATGAGATCGGAGGCCTACTCGAAGGTCCACCAGTCGTAGGCGGTCAATCGGCCGAAGGCCACGATACAGGCCCACATGGCCAGGGACAGCACGCCCGCCACCTTCGCTCCGAGAGGCGGGCCGGCCGTATCCCACTTGGCGACCGAGCGATAGGTCGTGAAGTGAAAGAGGAGTGCGTTCACGCCAGCCAGCACGATCAACGCCATCTTGATCCAGTAGAGCACCTTCCCGAAGTAACGCATCGGCTGGGCGTAGAAGAGCAGAAGTCCGGCGAGGGAGGTCACCGCCATACCCACCATCTGCCACGGAAAGAGCCGCGCCTGGACCTCAGAGAAGGGAGTGCCTCGGT contains:
- a CDS encoding DUF2214 family protein → MLLPFFEWLDTLRVGDWISSSSYAAPWINVFHLLALVILFGSLLIVDVRLLGRGMTQQPVARVARDARPWLIGALICMLLTGIPQVLSLPIREYHSPFFWMKMRLLLVALIFTFTLRHKVTMADEARVGPVWGKVVGLVSIGLWTLVAVEGRLIGLLS